The genomic region CAAATGATAAAAATATGACTACTTGCTATACAATGACCTATCAATATTCAACGCAGAACGCAGCAAAAATATTTAATAATGTCTTCGTGTCGCTTCAGGCCCGCTTAGAGTCGCTTCGTGGCTGAAAACGCTTAGAGCACGCTTATGATGCTTCGGGTGGCTTAGGCGCTGATTATAAACGCTATATTTATCAAATATCGAGGCTACTGTTTTATGGGATGACCAAGGAAGAGATACTGAACATCTTGCGCGAGGCCGGCGATTACGTTTCCGGCGAGGCCCTGGCGGAGAAGCTGGGCATATCCCGCGCCGCCGTCTGGAAGCACATCCACACGCTCATCAAAGAGGGCTATGGCGTGGACATCGCCCAGGGTAAAGGGTACAAGCTCATTAGTTTGCCCGATAAGCTCTATCCCTCCGAAGTCCGCTACGGCCTGCAGACGAAGCTGCTGGGCCGGAAAGTCATCCACCTGAACTCGACGGGCTCGACCAACGTCGTGGCCAGGCAGGTGGCGGAGCGGGGCGTCGAGGAGGGCACGGTGGTCATCGCCGAAACCCAGTCCCGGGGCAAGGGAAGGCTCGGCCGCAAGTGGATCACGAAGCCAGGGGGCCTGTGGATGTCGGTTATCCTGAAGCCTGCCATCGACCCCATGCACGCCCCGAGCATCACGCTCCTGGCCGCCGTGTCGGTCACGAAGGCGCTGCGGGGCGCCGGCCTGGAGGCCGTCATCAAGTGGCCCAACGACGTTCTCGTCAACGGTAAGAAGATCTGCG from Methanocella sp. harbors:
- a CDS encoding biotin--[acetyl-CoA-carboxylase] ligase, with the protein product MTKEEILNILREAGDYVSGEALAEKLGISRAAVWKHIHTLIKEGYGVDIAQGKGYKLISLPDKLYPSEVRYGLQTKLLGRKVIHLNSTGSTNVVARQVAERGVEEGTVVIAETQSRGKGRLGRKWITKPGGLWMSVILKPAIDPMHAPSITLLAAVSVTKALRGAGLEAVIKWPNDVLVNGKKICGILTEMSAETDIVNFIILGIGVNVNNDVPLETATTMKAELGREIDRVKFTQSLLETLEEDYLAFKDKGFTPILWSWRRYSDTLGRPVEVTYQDEVITGLAQDVDEDGSLLVKTGDGSIRKIVSGDCKHLRGARKI